A region from the Spirochaeta thermophila DSM 6192 genome encodes:
- a CDS encoding prenyltransferase, translating to MITPYQFARIVEIRTKIVSVSSFAIGTLYAIAIVGEWDPVRLVVMFLAVFAVDMGTTAFNTFFDYWKGVDRKELNREEDKVLVHQDVPPGYALIIAGGLFLLAALLGLVLAVLVAEAFGLAAALGLLATGAACMAVGFFYNGGPRPLSFTPFGELFAGGFLGGILVLLSIFVQTGRITPPSLLLAVPSTLLVASILTVNNTCDMEGDRVAGRRTLSILVGLPASRILVYAQGILAYLVLALCGLLDILPRLTLLTAALGLTQALLTYRRMHRRGYAHATKGPSMQDILAVFLVFTLAAVLPLTLRLFLPVP from the coding sequence GTGATCACACCCTATCAGTTCGCCCGCATCGTGGAGATCCGTACCAAGATCGTGAGTGTCTCCTCGTTCGCCATAGGCACGCTCTACGCCATCGCCATAGTGGGGGAATGGGACCCCGTACGCCTGGTGGTGATGTTCCTCGCCGTGTTCGCGGTGGACATGGGGACCACGGCCTTCAACACCTTCTTCGACTACTGGAAGGGAGTCGACCGCAAGGAGCTCAACAGGGAAGAGGACAAGGTACTCGTGCATCAGGACGTGCCGCCGGGATACGCCCTCATCATCGCGGGAGGGCTCTTCCTCCTCGCCGCCCTGCTGGGGCTCGTGCTCGCAGTGCTCGTGGCCGAGGCCTTCGGCCTCGCGGCAGCCCTTGGGCTCCTCGCCACCGGTGCGGCCTGCATGGCCGTGGGCTTCTTCTACAACGGTGGGCCGAGACCCCTCTCCTTCACCCCGTTCGGGGAGCTCTTCGCAGGCGGGTTCCTGGGAGGCATCCTCGTCCTCCTCTCCATCTTCGTCCAGACAGGCCGTATCACCCCCCCGTCCCTCCTCCTCGCCGTCCCCTCCACCCTCCTCGTGGCCTCCATCCTCACCGTGAACAACACCTGCGACATGGAAGGGGACCGCGTGGCAGGACGCCGCACCCTCTCCATCCTCGTGGGCCTCCCCGCCAGCCGCATCCTCGTCTACGCCCAGGGGATCCTGGCCTATCTCGTCCTCGCCCTCTGCGGCCTCCTCGACATCCTCCCCCGCCTCACCCTCCTCACCGCCGCCCTCGGCCTCACCCAGGCCCTCCTCACCTACCGGCGCATGCACCGGCGGGGCTATGCCCACGCCACCAAGGGCCCCTCCATGCAGGACATCCTCGCCGTCTTTCTCGTCTTCACCCTCGCCGCCGTCCTCCCCCTCACCCTCCGCCTCTTCCTCCCCGTCCCCTGA